In a single window of the Polyangiaceae bacterium genome:
- a CDS encoding FdhF/YdeP family oxidoreductase produces MSNALVPLRKKGVQRVSLSPFGLGFQKPRHFLEMLRIAWENRDNLGHAYRVLSQGVCDGCALGTTGMRDWTIDGTHLCLVRLNLLRLNTMGPARAEVFADVDALRRQNGQALRDLGRIPFPLRRKKGERGFARIEWDDVLRELGGRFGQADPDRVAMFMTSRGITNEVYYAAQKAMRVYGSPHIDNAARLCHSPSTAAMKRTMGVAASTCSYKDWYGADIVVFFGSNPANDQPVAMKYLHEAKKRGTRVYSINTFVEPGLDRYWIPSTPESALWGSQICDGFFSVDTGGDMAFFHAVQRRLIEKGAIDRAFIDAHTEGFDEYQDKLLAQDFEALVRASGAKAEDVERFADIVANAKTGVFVWSMGLTQHVHGSDTVAALMCLALSRGFVGRDKCGVMPIRGHSGVQGGAEMGAYANAYPGGVAINDENADRFERNWGVRPPVRIGMSTTEMLEAAYAGKLDIFYIMGGNLRDTLPDPARVEESLARVPVRVHQDIVLTHPMLVDPAEVVYILPARTRYEHRGGVTETTTERRVVFSPHVPGHEIPEAREEWWIPLEIMRAAKSEHDKILHVEVAAQLRREIACDVPAYQGIEKLEKQGDQFQWGGPRLCEGGHFPLPGGRARFELRDVPERSLKPGEFWLATRRGKQFNSIVQAEMDPLTGASRDHVLLHPEDMEALGLRPDQPLVVKSHHGTFEGRAFPAAITRRNVQMFWPEANVLLPSGIVDPGGLVPDYNTKVRIEARA; encoded by the coding sequence ATGTCCAACGCGCTCGTGCCGCTCCGAAAAAAAGGCGTCCAACGCGTGAGTTTGTCGCCGTTCGGTCTGGGTTTCCAGAAGCCGAGGCATTTTTTGGAAATGCTCCGGATCGCCTGGGAAAATCGCGATAACTTGGGGCATGCGTATCGCGTGCTCAGTCAGGGCGTTTGCGACGGCTGTGCGCTCGGAACGACGGGCATGCGTGATTGGACGATCGACGGCACGCACTTGTGTCTCGTTCGCTTGAATCTCCTGCGGCTGAACACGATGGGCCCCGCGCGTGCCGAAGTTTTTGCAGACGTCGATGCACTGCGAAGGCAGAATGGTCAGGCGCTGCGCGACCTTGGGCGAATTCCTTTTCCGCTTCGGCGCAAAAAAGGCGAGCGTGGATTTGCCCGTATCGAGTGGGACGACGTGCTGCGCGAATTGGGTGGTCGATTCGGTCAGGCGGATCCGGATCGAGTCGCCATGTTCATGACGTCTCGCGGTATCACGAATGAAGTGTATTACGCGGCGCAGAAAGCGATGCGCGTGTATGGTTCGCCGCATATCGACAATGCTGCGCGACTTTGCCACAGTCCTTCCACGGCCGCAATGAAGCGAACGATGGGTGTCGCTGCATCGACGTGTTCGTACAAAGATTGGTATGGGGCCGACATCGTCGTGTTTTTCGGCTCGAACCCAGCCAATGATCAACCCGTGGCCATGAAATATCTTCATGAAGCCAAAAAGCGAGGCACGCGAGTCTATTCAATCAATACGTTCGTAGAACCGGGGCTCGATCGCTATTGGATTCCGTCGACGCCCGAATCTGCATTGTGGGGCAGTCAGATCTGCGATGGGTTTTTCTCGGTCGATACAGGCGGCGACATGGCGTTTTTCCATGCCGTCCAGCGCCGGCTCATCGAAAAGGGCGCCATCGATCGAGCTTTCATCGATGCCCACACCGAGGGATTCGATGAATACCAGGACAAACTGCTCGCGCAGGACTTCGAAGCGCTCGTGCGCGCGTCGGGCGCAAAGGCCGAGGATGTGGAGCGATTTGCCGATATCGTTGCGAATGCGAAGACGGGTGTGTTCGTTTGGAGCATGGGCCTCACGCAGCACGTGCATGGAAGCGACACGGTTGCTGCGCTCATGTGTCTTGCTTTGTCACGTGGATTCGTGGGGCGGGACAAATGCGGTGTCATGCCGATCCGCGGCCATTCTGGGGTACAAGGCGGCGCGGAAATGGGCGCGTACGCCAATGCGTATCCTGGAGGCGTGGCCATCAACGATGAAAATGCCGACCGATTCGAACGGAATTGGGGCGTGCGCCCTCCGGTGCGGATAGGTATGAGCACCACGGAAATGCTCGAAGCAGCCTACGCGGGGAAGCTCGATATTTTCTACATCATGGGGGGCAATTTGCGCGATACGTTGCCGGATCCGGCGCGCGTGGAAGAATCGCTCGCGCGCGTGCCCGTGCGCGTGCATCAGGACATCGTGCTCACGCATCCAATGCTCGTGGATCCCGCTGAAGTCGTTTACATTTTGCCAGCGCGGACGCGATACGAACATCGAGGGGGCGTGACGGAAACCACGACTGAAAGGCGCGTCGTATTCAGTCCGCACGTGCCTGGGCACGAAATTCCCGAAGCTCGAGAAGAATGGTGGATCCCGCTCGAAATCATGCGAGCGGCCAAGTCCGAGCACGACAAGATATTGCATGTCGAAGTTGCGGCGCAATTACGTCGCGAAATTGCGTGTGACGTGCCCGCTTATCAAGGAATCGAAAAACTCGAAAAACAAGGTGACCAATTCCAATGGGGCGGTCCGCGGCTTTGTGAAGGAGGCCATTTTCCTTTGCCGGGTGGGCGCGCGCGTTTCGAATTGCGAGACGTTCCGGAGCGAAGCTTGAAACCAGGTGAATTTTGGCTCGCCACGCGCAGAGGAAAACAATTCAACAGCATCGTTCAGGCTGAAATGGATCCGCTCACGGGTGCATCGCGTGACCATGTTCTTTTGCATCCGGAAGACATGGAGGCATTGGGACTTCGTCCGGACCAACCCTTGGTGGTCAAAAGTCATCATGGAACGTTCGAAGGACGCGCATTTCCGGCGGCGATCACGCGGCGGAACGTGCAAATGTTCTGGCCCGAAGCAAACGTGCTCTTGCCTTCGGGCATCGTCGACCCGGGTGGCCTCGTTCCCGATTACAATACCAAAGTTCGTATCGAGGCTCGGGCGTGA
- a CDS encoding phosphatidylserine/phosphatidylglycerophosphate/cardiolipin synthase family protein: MGRTTIDFELRVQTPHGAAVQGAFVRVVGPSGTLHGREIGAGTHRFRLTQRGEYEIQVEDHKKAFDCETYRGILHISPSERKCQVVREFLPAPSHAHAASGHEVERRRGVHLVSADAERQLIDVILDYRWFTHIGFPPTLGNRVELLVDGEEGWGAVARTIEKAEQSIRIATWVYDPRMELLRPDPLADPAARVPYTIHRMLGQRAADGVLVQLLLWDPPLLPMPRETFAVAGMGDDFFEVLSEKNPTPVPVFDERLELPNLLLGGLPIGSYHQKTVVIDGRIGYCGGMNLKQNDWDTRLHRIFDPARCRFSRPRAYRKRVFDSLASADHPPRHDFMARIEGPSVAHLEDNFRQRWNRLIEKGVEHAEHSTKVPKPPQCAPVGSSAVQVVRTMPAPFEERGILDVWLRAIAAAKRLIYVEDQYFRSVIVSRAIAEAVQKNPRLSVLVITNEAHANRPITGQWNRVCFDIIRDALPDFELYALHSAGVDCREKRCDLRIDNHGKLLIVDDEFLMVGSCNVNDRGFEYEGECNLAIVDRAFVAPCRLDLFRDCLDQDPRLGRSIEEDVVVFREHAAANAKNPPLHREHPFIVPFVPRPRNAGIFGRRVF; this comes from the coding sequence GTGGGGCGAACGACCATTGATTTCGAACTGCGCGTTCAGACGCCGCACGGAGCGGCTGTCCAGGGGGCATTTGTCCGGGTCGTCGGACCTTCCGGGACGCTTCATGGCCGCGAGATTGGGGCGGGAACGCACCGATTTCGCCTGACGCAGCGTGGCGAATACGAAATCCAAGTCGAAGATCACAAAAAAGCCTTCGATTGCGAAACCTATCGAGGAATTCTACATATTTCACCATCCGAACGAAAGTGCCAGGTCGTTCGAGAATTTTTACCTGCCCCTTCGCACGCACATGCTGCATCGGGGCACGAGGTGGAACGAAGGCGCGGAGTCCACCTCGTATCGGCGGATGCCGAGCGTCAATTGATTGACGTGATTCTCGACTATCGTTGGTTCACACATATCGGATTTCCGCCGACGCTTGGTAACCGTGTGGAGCTGCTCGTCGATGGTGAGGAGGGGTGGGGGGCGGTTGCGCGTACCATTGAAAAGGCCGAGCAATCCATTCGAATTGCAACGTGGGTGTACGATCCGAGAATGGAGCTTTTGCGTCCGGACCCGCTGGCCGATCCGGCTGCACGGGTGCCGTACACGATTCATCGCATGCTCGGGCAACGTGCAGCGGACGGCGTGCTCGTGCAGCTCCTCCTTTGGGATCCTCCGCTTTTGCCAATGCCGCGTGAAACGTTTGCAGTGGCGGGGATGGGTGACGACTTTTTCGAGGTATTGTCCGAGAAAAACCCGACGCCGGTGCCCGTGTTCGATGAAAGACTCGAATTGCCCAATTTGCTCCTCGGCGGATTGCCCATCGGTTCCTACCATCAAAAGACCGTCGTCATCGATGGACGCATCGGATATTGCGGAGGCATGAATTTGAAGCAAAACGACTGGGACACGCGCCTCCATCGAATATTCGACCCTGCTCGTTGTCGGTTTTCACGCCCGCGGGCTTATCGCAAACGAGTATTCGACTCATTGGCAAGCGCGGATCACCCGCCGCGACACGATTTCATGGCGCGCATCGAAGGCCCCAGCGTTGCACATCTCGAGGACAACTTTCGGCAGCGCTGGAATCGTCTCATCGAAAAAGGGGTGGAGCATGCGGAGCATTCGACGAAAGTACCGAAACCGCCGCAATGCGCTCCCGTCGGTTCGTCCGCGGTGCAGGTGGTTCGCACGATGCCCGCGCCATTCGAAGAACGAGGCATTTTGGACGTGTGGCTGCGCGCCATTGCCGCCGCAAAACGGCTCATCTATGTCGAAGATCAATACTTCCGTTCGGTCATCGTGAGTCGCGCCATTGCGGAAGCCGTCCAGAAAAACCCGCGATTGTCGGTGCTGGTGATTACCAACGAGGCACATGCCAATCGTCCCATCACCGGACAATGGAATCGAGTTTGTTTTGATATCATTCGCGACGCGCTCCCGGATTTCGAGCTCTACGCACTCCATTCTGCCGGCGTGGATTGTCGGGAAAAACGTTGCGATCTTCGGATAGACAACCACGGCAAGCTGCTCATCGTCGACGACGAATTTCTGATGGTGGGTAGCTGCAACGTGAATGATCGGGGATTCGAATACGAGGGTGAATGCAACTTGGCGATTGTGGATCGCGCGTTCGTTGCGCCCTGCCGGCTCGACCTTTTCCGGGATTGTCTCGACCAGGATCCGCGTCTTGGCCGCAGCATCGAAGAAGACGTCGTCGTATTCCGCGAACACGCGGCGGCAAACGCGAAGAACCCGCCTCTGCATCGTGAGCACCCGTTCATCGTGCCTTTCGTGCCGCGGCCAAGGAATGCGGGTATCTTTGGTCGTCGGGTCTTCTGA
- a CDS encoding EAL domain-containing protein produces the protein MKASDHSAGAQQLDVPGTIPPGSGAVAKSGTWLDDLLQSDHLHVAFQPIINLHTAEIIGREVLGRIGPGAVDARAHGVNGPAALIEIAHAQGKLLALDHRFREIGIQTFARAGADGTFFLNIDPRVIDDPAFSAGFTRHVLEEHGVAPTRIVLELTESGAVLDSERLERIVRHYTDQGFRIALDDVGAGYASLSALLRVRPHYLKIDKNLVRHVAIDPMRMHLLRAIADFGARAGMQVIAEGIEDEQDLAALVACNIEFGQGYFFARPTPELGGLPPHVQETVKGIAQTTSRTSFPTRTLGTIAQSHPAMHQSMVTEEVASLLRRKVSYTALAVVDSHGRAIGLLSRERLFAEMAHAHRGGRRASELMDPHPLRLDANTSIEVAVRLAGSRDESRAYDPVIVEQAGHYLGMVSIPALMRALADGHLV, from the coding sequence ATGAAGGCGAGCGATCACAGCGCGGGGGCGCAACAATTGGACGTCCCCGGCACGATCCCGCCTGGTTCCGGGGCGGTCGCCAAGTCGGGCACGTGGCTCGATGATCTCTTGCAGAGCGATCATCTGCACGTCGCGTTTCAGCCCATCATCAACCTCCATACGGCGGAAATCATCGGGCGCGAAGTCCTGGGACGCATCGGTCCCGGCGCCGTCGATGCGCGAGCGCATGGGGTAAACGGTCCCGCGGCGCTCATCGAGATTGCGCACGCCCAGGGAAAACTGCTTGCGCTGGATCATCGTTTTCGCGAGATCGGCATCCAAACGTTTGCCCGTGCAGGTGCAGATGGAACGTTTTTCCTGAACATCGATCCCCGTGTGATCGACGATCCGGCTTTCAGCGCAGGTTTTACCCGACACGTGCTCGAGGAACACGGCGTCGCGCCAACTCGCATCGTCCTCGAGCTGACCGAGAGCGGCGCGGTGCTCGACAGCGAACGGCTCGAGCGAATCGTTCGACACTACACCGACCAAGGTTTTCGAATTGCGCTCGACGACGTGGGCGCCGGGTATGCGTCGCTTTCTGCCCTTTTGCGCGTAAGACCGCACTATTTGAAGATTGACAAGAATCTCGTGCGGCATGTGGCCATCGATCCGATGCGCATGCACCTTCTGCGCGCAATCGCGGACTTTGGAGCTCGCGCAGGAATGCAGGTGATCGCGGAGGGGATCGAAGACGAACAAGATCTCGCGGCGCTCGTCGCGTGCAACATCGAGTTTGGCCAAGGCTACTTTTTTGCGCGACCAACGCCCGAGCTCGGGGGTTTGCCGCCGCACGTGCAAGAAACGGTAAAAGGCATCGCGCAGACGACGAGTCGGACGAGCTTCCCAACGCGAACGCTGGGTACCATCGCGCAATCCCACCCCGCGATGCACCAGAGCATGGTGACGGAAGAAGTTGCGAGTTTGCTTCGACGCAAGGTTTCGTACACGGCTCTGGCGGTCGTCGATTCTCACGGACGAGCCATCGGCCTTTTGTCGCGCGAGCGACTGTTTGCGGAAATGGCACACGCACATCGAGGCGGCCGGCGCGCGTCGGAATTGATGGATCCGCATCCACTGCGGCTCGACGCGAACACGAGCATCGAAGTGGCGGTGCGCCTTGCAGGATCGCGTGACGAATCACGCGCGTACGACCCGGTGATCGTCGAGCAGGCGGGGCATTATTTGGGCATGGTTTCGATTCCGGCTCTCATGCGCGCCCTCGCTGACGGGCATCTGGTTTGA
- a CDS encoding PD-(D/E)XK nuclease family protein has product MMEPDLGWATSAMTRLVVRAALEAAPIAGVTLPDEPAERVAFANVVDSAIGTLRRAGCRPDHLFGAEGSEAALLGEVMRRADALLATRSLVDSRGGGFVLSRALRRSPCDALLEGLSAHDITVSGMLGFEADDLSWLEALHGRAREAGGRGLVVELPLLAGSSLFAPAEGDEEAIGDVATILEKRWSESTHGPTIDWTTLSDTPARRVLRAGGADGEARGVAAEILAALGSGLPPETIAIVVPSLDDATLDPLRAALGDARIPFHEPRGPSPDASPEGRAALSLLALAAGPIARERVIDLLRAPGLHAGLWVEERHERDAEAKAALLAHRLRDVPVEIDRTGSLLVEGLRTTITTGGHADEAWMPAALERLLADVALVANGKNRGEIGSAFGALCDKLDLGMPSILELGMALRVEALRGRSLALKAIGEGQAAVRAIRDAARAVVDAAAILGYDSAPATVAEFYAEVRRAGALQGRADGGGSRASAVRVARPGELCGIRHEMLIVTGLSAGAYGPESDATLISERLRSSLPPIARPPSARERDRVRRSELAWAMGAARQVVLSVSAAEENGVEHPIIARARRAGVPERVEPQSRVSRAASRIDARGSELVALSAGTLPAPLIADRVAIERSRLAFFLDPRASAGPFTGRIETVDAAVAEHVRACVGGGLPAKPIGVTHIEKAASCAFAGFARRVWRTRKVEDALEAADPRERGTHVHAAAAAAFQAAWEAGGRTNVRRALQAARDAAIRAVGADAEATPLRRELLMGAVDVAMGFVAHGLREVGFSFAFAEQPFGPSVGGVWDALRLDRPADGDDERTAEVPGSEGPVFVEGKIDRIDKADGKQAVRVVDYKTGQVPRQTEQGTLHLQLPLYAAVAARATGAEEIQALYLGADKRGAIKASPAREGDRRAVADKREDAARTARRVILQLWAGHIEPRPVASSMCERCDARDVCRRPAVVPEDGDEEAGG; this is encoded by the coding sequence ATGATGGAGCCGGATCTGGGCTGGGCGACGAGCGCGATGACCAGGCTCGTCGTTCGCGCAGCGCTCGAAGCCGCACCCATCGCAGGCGTGACGCTGCCCGACGAGCCTGCCGAACGCGTGGCCTTTGCCAATGTCGTCGACTCGGCCATCGGAACGCTGCGCCGCGCGGGATGCCGACCTGATCATTTGTTTGGGGCCGAAGGATCGGAAGCCGCGCTGCTCGGTGAAGTCATGCGCCGAGCCGATGCACTGCTGGCCACTCGAAGCCTCGTCGATTCGCGCGGCGGTGGGTTTGTCCTGTCACGCGCGCTCAGGCGTAGCCCTTGTGATGCGTTGCTCGAAGGTTTGTCCGCGCACGACATCACCGTCTCCGGGATGCTCGGTTTCGAAGCCGATGATCTGTCGTGGCTCGAAGCTCTGCATGGTCGAGCGCGTGAAGCAGGCGGTCGGGGTTTGGTCGTCGAGCTGCCACTTCTTGCGGGTTCGTCGCTGTTTGCCCCCGCAGAAGGCGATGAAGAAGCGATCGGTGACGTCGCCACGATCCTCGAGAAACGCTGGTCCGAATCGACGCATGGACCGACGATCGATTGGACGACGCTGTCGGATACTCCTGCTCGGCGGGTGCTTCGTGCAGGTGGTGCCGATGGCGAAGCGCGCGGTGTTGCAGCGGAAATCCTCGCGGCGCTTGGGAGTGGGCTTCCTCCCGAGACCATCGCGATCGTCGTTCCTTCCTTGGATGACGCGACGCTGGATCCTTTGCGCGCAGCGCTTGGTGATGCGCGAATTCCTTTTCACGAACCGCGAGGACCATCGCCCGATGCATCTCCCGAAGGTCGAGCGGCGCTGAGTTTGCTCGCGCTTGCTGCGGGACCGATTGCGCGCGAGCGCGTGATCGATCTGTTGCGTGCGCCGGGATTGCATGCGGGGCTCTGGGTCGAAGAACGACACGAACGTGACGCCGAGGCGAAAGCGGCACTGTTGGCGCATCGGCTGCGTGATGTTCCCGTGGAGATCGATCGAACGGGAAGTCTGCTCGTCGAAGGGTTGCGCACGACGATCACGACGGGAGGACATGCGGACGAGGCATGGATGCCCGCGGCGCTCGAACGGCTTCTCGCGGACGTTGCGCTCGTTGCGAATGGGAAAAACCGCGGTGAGATCGGCAGCGCTTTCGGCGCGCTTTGCGACAAACTCGATCTTGGGATGCCATCCATTCTGGAGCTTGGGATGGCACTTCGCGTCGAAGCTTTGCGTGGACGATCGCTTGCACTCAAAGCAATTGGCGAAGGACAAGCCGCGGTGCGTGCGATTCGAGATGCTGCGCGCGCCGTCGTCGATGCTGCCGCGATCCTTGGATACGACAGTGCGCCCGCGACGGTCGCGGAGTTTTACGCCGAGGTGCGGCGTGCGGGGGCGCTGCAAGGACGCGCCGATGGTGGCGGAAGTCGCGCAAGTGCCGTGCGCGTTGCACGGCCGGGGGAGCTTTGCGGAATTCGGCACGAGATGCTCATCGTGACGGGTTTGTCCGCGGGCGCGTACGGCCCTGAATCGGACGCGACGCTCATCAGTGAAAGGCTGCGCTCATCGCTTCCGCCCATCGCGCGGCCTCCATCGGCGCGTGAACGCGACAGGGTTCGTCGTTCCGAACTGGCGTGGGCCATGGGCGCTGCGAGGCAAGTGGTGCTTTCGGTTTCGGCCGCTGAGGAAAACGGCGTCGAGCATCCGATCATCGCGCGTGCGCGTCGTGCGGGTGTGCCCGAACGCGTGGAGCCTCAGTCGCGTGTTTCGCGTGCAGCTTCACGCATCGATGCGCGAGGTTCCGAGCTGGTTGCGCTGTCGGCCGGGACGTTGCCTGCGCCGCTGATCGCTGATCGCGTCGCGATCGAGCGGTCACGGCTTGCGTTTTTCTTGGATCCGCGTGCATCGGCGGGGCCGTTCACGGGGCGCATCGAAACGGTGGACGCGGCGGTGGCCGAGCACGTTCGAGCGTGCGTGGGTGGAGGTTTGCCCGCGAAGCCGATTGGTGTGACGCACATCGAAAAGGCGGCGAGTTGCGCGTTTGCCGGGTTTGCCCGTCGCGTGTGGCGTACGCGCAAAGTCGAAGATGCTCTCGAAGCGGCGGACCCTCGCGAGCGTGGAACGCATGTGCATGCAGCGGCTGCGGCGGCATTTCAGGCGGCATGGGAGGCGGGCGGTCGAACGAACGTGCGCAGGGCGCTGCAAGCTGCGCGAGATGCGGCGATTCGCGCGGTGGGGGCCGATGCAGAAGCAACGCCGCTGCGGCGCGAGCTGCTCATGGGTGCAGTCGACGTTGCGATGGGGTTCGTCGCGCATGGACTTCGCGAAGTAGGGTTTTCCTTTGCATTCGCGGAACAACCCTTTGGGCCTTCGGTGGGTGGCGTGTGGGACGCGTTGCGGCTCGATCGCCCAGCGGATGGGGACGACGAGCGCACGGCGGAAGTGCCTGGATCCGAAGGACCCGTGTTCGTTGAAGGCAAGATCGATCGCATCGACAAGGCTGATGGTAAGCAGGCGGTACGCGTCGTGGACTACAAGACAGGACAAGTGCCCCGACAAACCGAGCAAGGAACGTTGCACCTCCAACTACCTCTGTATGCGGCCGTTGCGGCGCGTGCTACGGGGGCGGAAGAAATCCAGGCGTTGTATTTGGGTGCGGACAAACGAGGTGCGATCAAGGCTTCGCCTGCGCGTGAGGGTGATCGGCGTGCGGTTGCGGACAAACGCGAAGATGCTGCAAGAACGGCGAGGCGCGTGATTTTGCAACTGTGGGCGGGTCACATCGAACCGCGTCCCGTTGCGAGCTCGATGTGCGAGCGGTGTGATGCGCGCGATGTTTGTCGAAGGCCCGCGGTCGTACCGGAAGACGGCGACGAGGAGGCGGGCGGATGA